TAACTAAAATCATACCTTCATCCCTCCAAATAATAATTATGATTGAAATAGATAATTAGACATTCATCCATTCCTTTTATTTGTATTACTCTTTATATTGCATCCTCTTCAATTTAAACACGCGAATATTTTTTCCTGCACTCATAAAGATAATGCTGAATAAAACGAGAAATGCTCCAAAAAACTGCCCTGAAGACATGACTTCATTGATAAATAGATACCCGAATAGTGCAGCAAAAACGGGTTCCAACGAGAATATGAGACCTGTTCTAGTAGCAGAAGTATATTTCTGTGCAACGATCTGTAAGATAAAACCTAAAGCACTGCATAAAATGCTAAGCGCAAGGATTGCAGTCCACCCTTTTGCAGTACTTGGAAGTGCAGGTGTTTCAAAAATCAAGGAGAATACTAGACCAATTAAACCAGTAAAACCCAATTGAAGCATGCCAAGATTTAAAGGGTTTACTTCTTTTACTGCGAAGCTGACTATTATAATATGTGCTGCATATAAGAGTGCTGCCATTACGCAGAACAAATCTCCTAATTTTATGTGAAATGGGAATTGGATAGTCAGAAATCCAATACCTATCATCGAAAGTACAATACTTATGATAATCTTTGATTCTAATTTCCTTTTTAAAATAAAGGTATTGATTAATGGAACAAAAACAACTGTTAGACTAATTAAAAAACCTGCATTTGAGGTTGTTGTAGTGTTTAAACCGAATGTAATTAAAGTGAAAACGAGAAATAAGATAAAACCTAATATGAAACTATATTTTAAAATATTAAGGTCTATTCTTCGTAATCGTCGAAAAAGAATTGGCAGGACGATAATAAAAGCGAAACCAAAACGCAGTGCAATTAAATTGAATTCAGATAATGAATGCAGTCCCATATCCATGAAAAGGTATGAAGCTCCCCAGAAAATTGTCACCAGTAACATAAGTAAATCAGCAATATATGCCTTCATTTTGGTTTCCTCCTTTGCCTAAATCCAGTATACTAAGCTAAAAAACATAAGTAAAACGAGTATTTCTTATATTTAACATGAGAAAAACTAATGTAAAGGACAGGGATTTGTGATGAGCATTAGCAAGTATAAAGTATTAATGGAAGTACTAGAACAAAAGAGTCTAACTAAAGCAGCGGAAACAATGGGATATACTCAATCTGGCATCAGTCATACAATCAACAGTCTGGAAGAAGAATTTGGATTTGAATTAATTGTGCGTGGCCGTTCCGGAGCAAGATTAACGAAAAATGGTGAACAAGTCATCACAACGATACGCGAAATTCTTAAATGGAATGAGTATTTAGAACAACAAATCGCTGCTGTCCACGGGGTAGAGTTAGGTACAGTCCGAATTGGAACCTTTACAAGCGTTTCTGTTCATTGGCTGCCAAACATATTAAAAAAATTCCAGCAGGACTTTCCAAATATTAAAATTAAGTTAGTTGAGGGGGATTATCGTGAAATTGAGGAGTGGATTTTAAATGGAGTGATAGACTGTGGTTTTATTTCAGCACCAACACGGAATAAGTTTGATGTCATCCTTTTACACAAAGATAAAATGCTAGTGATACTGCCTCCTGACCACCATTTGGGTTCGCAGGATACTATTAATATAGAGCAGATTGAAAAGGAGCCCTTTATTATGCCAAGGCAAGGTTCTGATGATGATATTAATCGAGTATTAAAAAAGGCTCCATTTAAACCAAATATTGCATTTATGGCTGGAGATGACTATGCTATTATGTCAATGGTTGAGAGCGGCCTAGGCATTAGTATACTTCCAGAGCTAGTGCTCAAAGGACAACAACGTTATATCCATAAAAAGGAACTAAAAGAGGAAAATTACCGTTCTCTCGGTATTGCTATTAACTCTAAGAAGAATCTTGCTCCAGCAACTAAAAAATTTCTTAACTATGTTCAATATTTCCTAAATAAGGATGAGTCTTATTGAATTCAGTTCAAATCTCTCATTGAAAAAAATCGTTCACGGTAGATGTTTTATTGCGTTAGCAGGAGCGTCTGGAACCATGTCCGGCATTGTTATGCTAGGATAATGAAAAATTCCAAATAGCAAGTGTTTGATAGTTATCACAGATTACTTTGTCAATAAGTCCTGTCGAAAAAATCCTATACCCTGTTTTAAGTTCAGCTATTATTGGCAAGTCTTATTTTTTCAAAAGCTGGTACCTAACAATTCTCATTCCTTTAAGATTGCATTTGTTGCATAATTGGTTTAATCTATTACATGCATGCACATACATGTAAATTTCTGAAGGGAATGAAACTATAATGAAAACCATTGATTCATCCTTTAAAGTTAAAGATTTGCAACTTAAAAATCGTATTGTAATGGCACCAATGTGTCAATATTCTGTTGATAAAGAAGATGGTGTACCAAACGATTGGCATTTTGTTCACTATACATCCAGAGCTGTTGGGGGTACAGGATTAATTATCATGGAAATGACAAGTGTAACCCCTGAAGGCAGAATTACGAATCAAGATTTAGGATTATGGACCGATAGCCAGGTTCCTGCCTATAAGCGAATCGTAAACGAGGTTCATAAATATGGTTCAAAAATTGGTATACAAATAGCCCATGCAGGCAGAAAAGCGGAAGATGCAACCCAGCCCGTCGGCCCTTCTAATCTTCAAGGTGATGCTTTACCCGAAGAAACCAAATACGGTGGACTTAAACAACCCCGTGCTTTAACGATCCAGGAAATAAAACAAACAATTGAGCAGTTTAAACAAGCTTCCAGAAGAGCAGTCGAAGCAGGCTTTGACACGATAGAACTGCATGGGGCACATGGTTATCTTCTGCATCAGTTTATGTCTCCCAGTATTAATAATAGAAACGATGAATATGGTGAAGATCTCTCAAAATTTGGTGTAGAAGTAATTCGCTCTGTGAAATCCGTTATGCCAGAGGGTATGCCATTAATTATGAGAATTTCTGCTATTGAATATATAGACGGTGGCTATGGAGTAGAACACTCCCTTCATATGGCTAAAAAATACAAATCTGCTGGCGTAGATATTTTCCACATTTCTTCCGGAGGGGAAGGCACTCCCGGTACTTTAAAACCTGGTAATTATCCTGGCTATCAAGTTCCTTTTGCCCGAGCTTTCAAAGAAGAGTTTGGAATCCCTGTCATAGCTGTCGGCATGTTAGATAATCCAAAAGTAGCCGAGGCAACCTTATCCAATAAAGACGCCGATTTAATTGCGGTTGCTAGAGGAATGTTAAATGATCCATATTGGAGTTTACATGCTATTAAAGAAGTAACAAGGAAAGTGAACCCGCCATTTCAATATAGCAGAGGAATTCGATAGCAGGTAATGCTATAATTGGGATATATCATTGAAAGGTGATGGCAATGAATCAACCACAGCAATTAATCCATACGTGGGTAAACTTTTCAAAATTCCATAAAAGAATTACACATTCATTAGATTATTTTTTGCAGCAAAAATATCATTTAGGTTTGAATGAATTTTATTTTATGATGTTTCTCAATGAAACCAGCGAAAAAAAGCTCCGACTATCACAGCTTCAGAATATGATCGGTCTTAGTCAAAGTGCTTTATCACGCTTGGTTTCAAGGCTTGAGCAACATCATCTTAAACCAGTGGAACGAGCTAGTTATGCTGAAGACAAACGTAGTGTTTATGCTGTACTGACTCCTAGTGGTCAGCAGCATATAAATGAGATAATGAATGACGTAAATAATATCTTGCAACAATCTCTTTCAGAAAAAGATATTAACAATTTAAAATTATTTGCTGAATAGAATTCCAAACGAAATGCATTACTGAAGCCTCTCTTAAGAGTTGCTTTAGTAATGCTTTTTTTAGATGCTGCTGAATTTAGCGAGAGGGCTTGATTTCTTCACGAAATACTAACCCGACCAGTTGGTAAATATGGTTAGTCCGATTTTTTGCTGACCTGCTAGTTTAATAAGTTATAGTTCCTTTATTTTCCCTTCTTTAATACCGATGTATCTTTCCAGCCATAAGCAACATCATCTACTACCATTCCTCCAAACTCACTTTTTCTACGAAGATATTCCTTTCCTCCCATACGTTTATAGAAACCAAGCCCAGATTTATTTTGTTCCATTACCCATACCATCATAGAAGTAATGCCCTGTTCTCTAAAATGTTCAGCAATAGATGAAACCAGGTTTCTTCCTATACCTAATCCCCTGGATTCCCGTGATAGATAAAGGGAGTATAATTCTCCATTAAAATTTTCGTCATCAATACTTTTGCCAGATGCAAAACCAATAACCTTTCCCGCTTCATTAATTGCAATATAGATAAAGGAATCAATTTCATTATTTAAAAAGTGAAACCACTTTTGCTTTGCCCCTTCATACGTTAATCTGTTCAAATAATCCTCTGGAACCAAGCCGCGATAAGTAGTCCTCCAACTATCTACATAAACTTTTGCAACGGCTTCTATCTCTTCTCCATTTGCTATTCTTATCTTCAAACTAATCACCTCTCATCGGATGCTTTAAGATTATTATAGCATTCACTTAACTCCTTCTATTATCTCGTTCACTAAGTAACAAGATAATAGAATAGTATTTAATTAATCAACATTTTTTATGCAGGACTGTTTTAGTAATTTAATTTTGGTTGGTATCAATCCAGTATACGTTAATTCTCTAGTTGTAATATTTTATAATAGTTTGTTATTTCTTCTTAACCGCTATGTTATCTCAGTGATATTTTTATATGATACATTGTGGTTAGTTAAGAGCAATGAAATATGTCGAATTATGTTTCATTGCTTATTAGTTTAAAAGGAGGAATAATGTTGGTACAGTCCATTCAGACAACAAGAAAATATGTAATTTCTACAGCACTTGTAACATCTCTTGCTCTCACTCCTGTTTTTAGTGGAAGTGTGTTTGCCAATGCTGGTGCAGGATCTTCGGAGGGCGATATAACCATTAGTGAGAGCAATCTGCCTAATGTAACAGAGCAAGAGGAAATATCACAAGATGAGACGGGACTCATTCGAAGTGGAGATGTTGGTGCAGCAGTAGAAGATATACAGGAAGAACTTCAAGCTCAAGGGTATTATACATACACAATTGACGGTATTTTTGGTCCATTAAGTGAACAAGCTGTAAGA
This region of Oceanobacillus sp. FSL K6-2867 genomic DNA includes:
- a CDS encoding DMT family transporter, which codes for MKAYIADLLMLLVTIFWGASYLFMDMGLHSLSEFNLIALRFGFAFIIVLPILFRRLRRIDLNILKYSFILGFILFLVFTLITFGLNTTTTSNAGFLISLTVVFVPLINTFILKRKLESKIIISIVLSMIGIGFLTIQFPFHIKLGDLFCVMAALLYAAHIIIVSFAVKEVNPLNLGMLQLGFTGLIGLVFSLIFETPALPSTAKGWTAILALSILCSALGFILQIVAQKYTSATRTGLIFSLEPVFAALFGYLFINEVMSSGQFFGAFLVLFSIIFMSAGKNIRVFKLKRMQYKE
- a CDS encoding LysR family transcriptional regulator, giving the protein MSISKYKVLMEVLEQKSLTKAAETMGYTQSGISHTINSLEEEFGFELIVRGRSGARLTKNGEQVITTIREILKWNEYLEQQIAAVHGVELGTVRIGTFTSVSVHWLPNILKKFQQDFPNIKIKLVEGDYREIEEWILNGVIDCGFISAPTRNKFDVILLHKDKMLVILPPDHHLGSQDTINIEQIEKEPFIMPRQGSDDDINRVLKKAPFKPNIAFMAGDDYAIMSMVESGLGISILPELVLKGQQRYIHKKELKEENYRSLGIAINSKKNLAPATKKFLNYVQYFLNKDESY
- a CDS encoding NADH:flavin oxidoreductase/NADH oxidase, whose translation is MKTIDSSFKVKDLQLKNRIVMAPMCQYSVDKEDGVPNDWHFVHYTSRAVGGTGLIIMEMTSVTPEGRITNQDLGLWTDSQVPAYKRIVNEVHKYGSKIGIQIAHAGRKAEDATQPVGPSNLQGDALPEETKYGGLKQPRALTIQEIKQTIEQFKQASRRAVEAGFDTIELHGAHGYLLHQFMSPSINNRNDEYGEDLSKFGVEVIRSVKSVMPEGMPLIMRISAIEYIDGGYGVEHSLHMAKKYKSAGVDIFHISSGGEGTPGTLKPGNYPGYQVPFARAFKEEFGIPVIAVGMLDNPKVAEATLSNKDADLIAVARGMLNDPYWSLHAIKEVTRKVNPPFQYSRGIR
- a CDS encoding winged helix DNA-binding protein → MNQPQQLIHTWVNFSKFHKRITHSLDYFLQQKYHLGLNEFYFMMFLNETSEKKLRLSQLQNMIGLSQSALSRLVSRLEQHHLKPVERASYAEDKRSVYAVLTPSGQQHINEIMNDVNNILQQSLSEKDINNLKLFAE
- a CDS encoding GNAT family N-acetyltransferase, whose translation is MISLKIRIANGEEIEAVAKVYVDSWRTTYRGLVPEDYLNRLTYEGAKQKWFHFLNNEIDSFIYIAINEAGKVIGFASGKSIDDENFNGELYSLYLSRESRGLGIGRNLVSSIAEHFREQGITSMMVWVMEQNKSGLGFYKRMGGKEYLRRKSEFGGMVVDDVAYGWKDTSVLKKGK